One stretch of Microvirga lotononidis DNA includes these proteins:
- a CDS encoding ABC transporter permease subunit, with product MVLKLPHPGSLVAFAIVSLVAGGFVALATVDGGTPALLSIGPYLGRVLAFSVVQALLSTALSLVLGIGLALALARRRFPGRNLVLAVLSTTMVLPTIVAVFAVFAVYGRSGWLAEGLALLGWKSGFSIFGYPGILIAHVFLNGPFVARIALDGLNQVPAEHWRLAGALGFTPAQVFRHLDWPVLRAELPGIAGLIFLMCFKSFAIVLALGGGPSRSTLEVAIYEALKIDLDFGRVAWLALIQLAICLSMTGLLHWAFTRPPVGHTIRSLVRRPDAKNRRLKILDVFVLVVSALFIGPLAFSVLTGFRSLAAVIDADLLRAFVTSLTIASCAAILACLLAYALASAARRQRIVLRSPRIAAFYDLLPDTMLAVPPFALTAGLFLLIRRFGDPSTAGFILLPLINGLAAVPFAYRYVAPHLLTTEERYGRVAASLGLTGWSKLTIMDWPALKRPLAAGFALAMALSFGDFGIVALFGGTELVTLPYLLYERLGAYRLDEASSIGLVIVLLAVLLAHVSGRLSHAGD from the coding sequence ATGGTCCTGAAGCTGCCCCATCCCGGAAGCCTGGTGGCCTTCGCCATCGTGAGTCTGGTTGCCGGCGGCTTCGTAGCCCTCGCCACGGTCGATGGAGGGACGCCCGCGCTTCTCTCCATCGGCCCCTATCTCGGACGCGTGCTCGCCTTCTCCGTCGTCCAGGCCCTGCTCTCGACCGCGCTCTCCCTCGTCCTCGGGATCGGCCTGGCGCTCGCGCTGGCGCGCCGGAGGTTCCCGGGGCGCAATCTCGTCCTGGCCGTCTTGAGCACCACGATGGTGCTGCCGACCATCGTGGCCGTGTTCGCGGTCTTCGCCGTCTACGGCCGCAGTGGATGGCTCGCCGAAGGGCTCGCGCTTCTCGGCTGGAAGAGCGGCTTCAGCATCTTCGGCTATCCGGGCATCCTGATCGCGCACGTATTCCTGAACGGCCCCTTCGTGGCGCGGATCGCCCTCGACGGATTGAACCAGGTCCCGGCCGAGCATTGGCGCCTCGCGGGCGCCTTGGGCTTCACACCCGCTCAAGTGTTCCGCCATCTCGACTGGCCGGTGCTGCGGGCGGAGCTGCCCGGCATAGCGGGCCTGATCTTCCTCATGTGCTTCAAGAGCTTCGCCATCGTGCTGGCGCTCGGTGGCGGACCGAGCCGGTCCACCCTCGAGGTGGCGATCTACGAGGCGCTCAAGATCGATCTCGATTTCGGCCGCGTCGCCTGGCTTGCCCTGATCCAGCTCGCGATCTGCCTGTCGATGACGGGTCTGCTCCACTGGGCCTTCACGCGCCCTCCCGTCGGCCACACGATCCGCAGCCTCGTCCGTCGCCCCGATGCGAAGAACCGGCGTCTGAAGATCCTCGACGTCTTCGTGCTCGTCGTCAGCGCCCTGTTCATCGGGCCGCTGGCCTTCAGCGTGCTGACGGGGTTTCGCAGCCTTGCCGCCGTAATCGATGCCGATCTGCTGCGCGCCTTCGTCACGAGCCTGACGATTGCGAGCTGCGCCGCCATCCTGGCCTGCCTCCTCGCTTATGCGCTCGCCTCCGCGGCGCGACGGCAGCGCATCGTCCTGCGCTCGCCGCGGATCGCAGCCTTCTACGACCTGCTGCCCGATACGATGCTTGCCGTTCCGCCCTTCGCGCTGACCGCCGGCCTGTTCCTGCTGATCCGGCGCTTTGGCGACCCCTCGACGGCGGGCTTCATCCTGCTCCCCCTCATCAACGGGCTCGCCGCCGTGCCCTTCGCCTATCGCTACGTGGCGCCGCATCTCCTCACCACAGAAGAGCGGTACGGCCGCGTCGCCGCGTCTCTCGGCCTCACCGGCTGGTCGAAGCTGACGATCATGGACTGGCCCGCTCTCAAGCGCCCGCTTGCGGCGGGCTTCGCGCTCGCCATGGCCCTGTCCTTCGGCGATTTCGGCATCGTCGCGCTGTTCGGCGGTACGGAGCTGGTGACCCTGCCCTATCTCCTCTACGAGCGTCTCGGCGCCTACCGCCTGGACGAGGCCTCGAGCATCGGCCTCGTCATCGTCCTCTTGGCCGTCCTGCTCGCTCACGTTTCCGGTCGATTGTCCCATGCTGGTGATTGA
- the thiB gene encoding thiamine ABC transporter substrate binding subunit — MLRRLLLTLATLGLATGLAQAQTKPTLTVYTYSSFAGKYGPGKTVKERFEATCGCELTWVTAEDAGSLLGRLRLEGENTKADVVVGLDMNLMAEAKSLNLFAPHGVNDRDLALPITWSDSTFLPFDWGYYAFVYDANKLAHPPKSLKELVEDPNGPKVVLQDPRTSAPGLGLLLWMQKIYGDQAGAAWGKLKPRIVTFTKGWSEAYGLFLKGEADMVMSYTTSPAYHIVAEKKDNYKAAAFTEGHYLHVELAGMTRTTKQPDLAKQFMAFILSEPFQSAMPEGNWMMPAKTPASGLPDAFRTLVQPDKALLFTPEEVQQNRRAFTDAWLNATAR, encoded by the coding sequence ATGTTACGCCGACTTCTTCTCACCCTCGCGACGCTTGGGCTCGCGACGGGCCTTGCCCAAGCCCAGACCAAACCGACGCTCACGGTCTACACCTATAGCTCGTTCGCCGGAAAATACGGTCCCGGCAAGACCGTCAAGGAGCGTTTCGAGGCGACCTGCGGCTGCGAGCTGACCTGGGTCACGGCCGAGGACGCCGGAAGCCTGCTCGGGCGGCTGCGGCTTGAGGGCGAGAACACCAAGGCCGACGTGGTGGTCGGTCTCGACATGAATCTCATGGCCGAGGCCAAGTCCCTCAACCTCTTCGCCCCCCACGGCGTGAATGACAGGGATCTGGCACTTCCTATCACATGGAGTGACAGCACCTTCCTTCCCTTCGACTGGGGCTATTACGCCTTCGTGTACGATGCCAACAAGCTCGCCCATCCGCCCAAGAGCCTGAAGGAGCTGGTCGAGGATCCGAACGGCCCGAAGGTGGTCCTGCAGGATCCCCGCACCAGCGCTCCGGGCCTCGGCCTCCTGCTCTGGATGCAGAAGATCTATGGCGACCAAGCCGGCGCGGCCTGGGGCAAGCTCAAGCCCCGCATCGTCACCTTCACCAAGGGCTGGTCCGAGGCCTATGGCCTGTTCCTGAAGGGCGAAGCCGACATGGTGATGTCCTACACCACCTCCCCGGCCTATCACATCGTCGCGGAGAAGAAGGACAACTACAAGGCTGCCGCCTTTACGGAAGGGCACTATCTCCACGTGGAGCTGGCCGGCATGACCCGCACGACGAAGCAGCCGGACCTCGCCAAGCAGTTCATGGCCTTCATCCTCAGCGAGCCGTTCCAGTCGGCCATGCCCGAGGGCAACTGGATGATGCCGGCCAAGACCCCGGCCTCCGGCTTGCCCGATGCCTTCAGGACCCTCGTGCAGCCGGACAAGGCGCTTCTCTTCACCCCCGAGGAGGTGCAGCAGAACCGCCGCGCCTTCACGGATGCCTGGCTCAACGCCACCGCGCGCTGA